Part of the Chthoniobacterales bacterium genome is shown below.
TCGCTTAATCCGCCGCGATCTTCTGCCACAAAAATTGAACCCGAATCTTCCGTGGCCGTTTTCCAAATCGCGAGCAATTGATCGGTCGCGGGATTACGCGGCCAGGGAACGGTTTCGTGAACGATTTTCACCTGCACGCGGCACTGGCTGGAACCGTCTTTTGCAGAAATGGTCGAGCGTTCGTTCCATGCGAGAATTTTTTTGCGCGCTTCTTGATAAATTGCTGGATCAAACGCCCGCATCTCGAATGTGGCTGATGATTCGTGTGGCACTCGATTGGGGACTGTCCCGCCGGAGATTTGGCCCACATTGACGGTCAGATAGCGCTCATAATCGGTTAGCGCGCTGATGTCGGAAATGAATTCGGCCAATTGCACAATAGCGTTCGCACCGCTCGGATGTTGCGTCCCGGCGTGGGCGGCTTTGCCTTCGACATCGACCCGAAATGCTGCCCGGCCTTTGCGTGAGGAAACCAGCGACACTTCGCCCGGTTCGCCGCCATCGCCTTCGAAGATAAGGCAGGCCTTCGTCGACGGCGGCAGGATTTCGCGGCAAAATTCCCCAAAATCCTCAGAGACGACCTCCTCGCAAGCGTTCAGCAAAATCACCCAGTTGGTTTGCGCAAACACCTCCGGCGCAAACTTTTGCAGCGCAAGCAGCGTCAGCCAAATCATCGCCGTGCCGCCTTTGATATCGTTGGTGCCAGGGCCGTAAATGCGGTTGCCGACTTGTTCCCAGTGAAAATTGTTTTTGGCCTCTTCCGCAGGCGGATAAACGGTGTCGAGGTGCGAGAGCAAGGCAATGGTGGGCCCGTCCACGGGCGCGCAGCGGAGGGCGAGGTGCGGTCCAAATTTTGGATTTGCCGCCTGTTTGAGAGTCGGACGGAAGTCGAGCTGGGCGAATTGCTGGGAAATGAGTTGCGCATTTGCCGCGATGCCGTCCCGATTTTCGGTGAAGCTGTTCAGCCCGACCATCTGACGGAGAAATTCCAAGGTTTCCGGCAGGGCGGACTGGCAAAAGGCAGCGAGATCTTCAGGCATGGCTGGAAAATAACCACGAAGACACCTAGGCACGAAGGGAAAAGAAGACGGCAGTCTGTTTTGAGGAATGCATTTGGCGTCCGTGCTATTTCCCTTCGTGTCTTCGCGTCTTCGTGGTTTAATCCCGCAACTTCTGGGAACCGGGCGACGGACAATTCTCGATTAGGTGGGCAGTCTGAAAATTTATGAGCACCATTTCACATCACGAACCTCCCGTCCTCGACATCGCAGTGCGGGTCGGTTGCAAGCTCGTTTATTCAGTCAACAACGACGTGCCGACTTTCGCCATTCTCAAGCCGCAGCAGGAGCCGACGCAGTCCATTCGGCAGGAAAGCATCCAGCTTTCGCAGAATTCCTCGGTTACAGAATACCGCGACGAGCACGGC
Proteins encoded:
- a CDS encoding M20/M25/M40 family metallo-hydrolase; protein product: MPEDLAAFCQSALPETLEFLRQMVGLNSFTENRDGIAANAQLISQQFAQLDFRPTLKQAANPKFGPHLALRCAPVDGPTIALLSHLDTVYPPAEEAKNNFHWEQVGNRIYGPGTNDIKGGTAMIWLTLLALQKFAPEVFAQTNWVILLNACEEVVSEDFGEFCREILPPSTKACLIFEGDGGEPGEVSLVSSRKGRAAFRVDVEGKAAHAGTQHPSGANAIVQLAEFISDISALTDYERYLTVNVGQISGGTVPNRVPHESSATFEMRAFDPAIYQEARKKILAWNERSTISAKDGSSQCRVQVKIVHETVPWPRNPATDQLLAIWKTATEDSGSIFVAEDRGGLSDGNVLWNHFPTLDGLGPQGENCHCSERDPTNGKDAEWVGLQTFATKAALNVTAIMKILRNAAPADG